In Bos indicus x Bos taurus breed Angus x Brahman F1 hybrid chromosome 23, Bos_hybrid_MaternalHap_v2.0, whole genome shotgun sequence, the genomic window GATGGGCCATGTGGTCATTTTTATACAACATATGATGATCCATGAGGCTAAGGTTATCCGCAGGGGAGAGGGGACCCTAGACACCGGCCTGGATATCGTGGCCTTGGCCGCAAGCTCCTGTCCACCTCTCTCTGGGCCCCAGCGGCCGTCAGCCAGCCAAACACCtacctcctttccttcttccacaGAAAGAAAACTTGGGTAGATCCACTTCGCAGACAGGGTAGGAGAAGTTCAGGATGGACAGTCCTTTACTGAAGAGCGCGACATCCAGAAACAGCTGCTCGATGTCCTCCCCTGGGGGCAAAGGGGAGACCAGCTTTCCTGTTAGTGTGGGCTTCGCTGAGCATCAGAGTGTTCAGAAGTCATAAAAGCCTGAGCTGAAGGACCTTTCATCGCCAGAAGTCTGCGCTGTATGGCGAACAGCTTTCTGTTTTGGTAAAACAGCCTTTGGGCAGTGCGACTGGGACATGTCTGTGGATGAAAGCCTTTCACTGACTTCACCTGCCTGGAGCAGCTAGCTGACCTGCACCCGTGCCCTGATGCTGTGGACCCCGGGGACCTGGCTCCTACAGCTTCTCAGCTACGTGGTCCCAGGTGCCTCCCCCAAGagtggcgggctgcggtccagcCTGTAATCCCCACTGCTGATGTCCATTATCACACAGGAAGCTTCTGGCCGCTCTGCACAGCCGGCTCCCGACtctctgcccttttctcctttcctccctgttTAGATTCTGCTCACTCCCTTCCTTCTAGTCCTCTTTTTCTCCCTACAGCATTCCCGGAGCTGTTGGTATGGAGCCCAGACACTGTGCAAGGTCTGGAAATGCCAAGATGCCTGAGAGTTCTCGGCGTCCGGGAATGTTCCCTCCATTTCTCTGGAAAGAGTCCACATGCTCAATTTATTAAATCCTTCTGCTCTTGTTTTGAGGAAACTGTGAGAAAGGAGAGAGTCTAGCAGCTATAGCAATGTGATGACCAACTGTGATGACATGGCCacgtaaaaataaaaataaacaacctgaAAGCATCCTGGCTCATTGACTTGGTGGAGGGAGAAGATATTCCACGTCTTTGCCCGTGTCCGGGTTTAAGAGCTTAGATGAGCTATTTGTGGAATGAAATAATGCGAGGATAAACCATGCTGCTGGTACCAGACTTGTTTGTGGCTGAGACAACTAAGCAAAAAAGCCTTCTTTTGAGCAAACATTGATACTTaggctcaaaatattttctttttgttgttgttattggatATACTGATTCCAGGTGCTTATAGCACCCAAATGAGTGTCTAGGGTCTCTTTTCACAAAAGAACAGCTTTAATTGAGAGTTCTGCTCTATCTGGATATTAcccagagagagaaatgaaaatggaaatggaaatagtTAATTCCAGAGAATGATGGGACGCAGCGGCTCAGCCACCACAGCAAATACAAATAACCGGGTGTCTGAGCCACGAAGAGGCTGTGTCATGTTTTATGTGCTGTCAGCAATGTTTACTTACTCAGAACCATTCCAAATCTAATGTTGATATTTGGTTTTAATTGTCTGGCACACTGGTCGACAGAAAAGCCAAAATCTTGCAATGGGTCTGCCAAGAAGAAAGCGACGGGTTAGACGTGAGGACACCACATGGTCTGCATGCTCACACTCAAGACTCACACCCATCCTGTGCCTTTTTCCCACGTGAGTCCCTGGAATGGACTTGGCAGCACATTGCCCAGCACGCTTCTCGCCGAAGTCCATGATGCTTTCAACTGCCCCTCCCCGTCTCTGCAAACTCGACGCCATGTTCACGCTGATGGCAGGTCTCAGGCTAAGAAATGAGCGCAGGGTCCTGATGGGTGGGTTTCATCTTTTTTTGCTAACTTTTCGGCCACACCACTCAgcacatgagatcttagttccccaaccagggctcgaACTTGCGGCCCCTGCGGTGAagcgcagaatcttaaccaccagaccaccagaaaAATCCTAGGTGGGTTCTATCTTTACTTGTTAAAACTCTGATTAttgcttgcttttatttcctgAACTTTTGTCCTTAAAATTGATTGCCTGAAGTACTTCACAAGGCATGTCGTACTATATTTCAAACAAGGGAAAATAGGGCAGCTCTTCAAAGTTAAGACCTGCCTTTATCACttcatcccaccccatcccattcaACACAGCAACTGTTTCCAAATATCCCACTATCTGAAAGGTATTGTGTTAAATCGAAAAGCtacaaaaacaatattttttacgTATAATTTCTGCTCATTCTCAACATCCCAGTGGCTCATCTATGCCTTAGAGAGAATCAAGAAATGCTCTGCTGGCCCCAAGTTCCGTTTCCCGCATCAAAGTCCACACTCCATTCTCAGAGGTCTTGGTGGCAACGTCAGCCCCACCTGGCAAGTTTTCCAGCAAGCTCCAGGCGCTTTCTGCTGTCTCCTGGTCTCACCAGTTCAGGCCATTGTCTACAAACTAAAGTCGCTcattcccactttttttttggtgaaggTTTCCCTgtactgtgctaagtcgcttcagccgtgtctgactctttgcgaccccatggaccgtagcccacccggctcttctgcgcataggattctccaggcaagaatcccagaGCGGGTTGCCACGCCCTGCTCCCGATTTCCCTGACAGTCCCCCAGATATTCTTCTGCTTCTCTGAGCTCTTCAAACAGTTGTGTCTCAAGTACTATTTAAGGCGCACAAGCATGTGTGACTTTGTGCCTTGACGTTTGGCTTGACTCACAATAATTAACCTAAACGCAGACCTCTCGACAGGCAGGAGCTGGAGTTCTGTTTCTTTCGTGttgctttgttttccatttcctttttacttATGTTTCCCTCTGGGCCCCAGAGAAGACAGCTGATTTTAAGTGAGGGTCTGCGTTACGTGAGTCGCTGAGCCATAGGGCACTTCACGGGGTTTCCACCTAATTCTCTGCGCCTGGCGCAGAGCCTTGAGGTCAAACACGAAGTAAGCACTCCATAAATGCGCACAAGGCGTGGATGAATGGGTTATGTATTAAGCTATTTTCTCTCAGCTTCAAATTGGCGTTCAGGGCTCTGCTGTGAGAAGCTGGGGGCTCTTTGCATTAACATTTCTACTTTGCCACCTGCCAGAGATGCGCCAGAAAGAGGCGGGCTGAGCGGGAGAAGGACTTCTCCTTCACACTCCTGCCGATGTTCAAGCGTGTCCCCTGTTGAAGGCCTATTGCCTGGCAGTGGCAGCTGGTTCCAGAGTCCAGCTCTCTTTCGTACCTTCCTAGAATCAGCTGAGGCTCAGCTCTGCCGCCCCCAAAGCTTCTGTGTCGATGGTAACTCAGAGGGTGGCACCCCTTCCGAGGCTGCCTGCATCTCAGCCCTTTAAGGGCTCTGCTGTCACACTTCTACATTCTAACACCCTTCACCTCTGTCCTCTGCTCACAGCCCTTGGCGGGTAGCTTCTTCCTCAttggtggtttttttctttttttttcttttctggttccCTAAAAATtgcttgtgagagttggactataaagaaaactgagcaccgaagaactgatgcttttgaactgtgctgttagaggagactcttgagaattccttggactgcaaggagatccaaccagtccctcctaaaggaaatcagtcctgaatattcattggaaggactgatgctgaagctgaaactccaatactttggccacctgatgtgaagagctgactcatttgaaaagaccctgattctgggaaagattgaaggtgggaggagaaggggacgacagaggatgagatggttggatggcatcactgactccatggatgtgagtttgagtaaactccgggagttggtgatggacagggtggcctggtgtgctgcagtccatggggtcgcaaagagtcagacacaactgagcaactgaactgaactgaacaactgctTAACCAATACCTTGTATTAAATTTTCTGTTGAAATAACTGATGGGGTTTCTGAATTTCTGACTGGACCTGGACTGATGGAAAGAATGACAATCTTGAGAGACAGGCCTGGTCATCCTCATTTCACCGATGGGAAAATTAAGACTCAGAGAGGCGGTGTTGACTTATCCAGGTTTAAGACCTAGAaaatggcagagtcaggattcaaactcagacttaaaaacaaacaaataaaaagttgCCACCCACTACTGCACAGAGGCACGTGAAGCAGAGCCCGGAAGGTGGATGTTAATGACCGATTAGCGCGATGCCTGGGATACTCTGTGTGCCGGCCTGTGGCACCTGGCACTTCTATTTCATAACTGGCCTCAATTTCAGCTTAGCTATGAGCTCACATTTGTTGGTGGGAGCATTCCAGACAGTTTAATCATCACACTGCTGGCCTGGAAGACGCATAATTGTCTGTGGTGTGTGCCGTGGAAACGATCACTAGGCTGTTCAGCCCTGCGAATCTAATCTAGGTGCACTTTTGTCTGATGAAACGCCTATGATCTGGTCACCAATTTCCTGGAGGGATAAGCCATTTTCTCTGATGCCCATTTTACTCGTTCATCAGCATGTTTGTGCCTTCCTGGCATTTATTTCAGTTTGGAATATGGGAGCAGGGCTTAAGGAGACAGTTTTTCCCGCTACATATTTGGCCCTCGGTATTAAAAAAGAGGCCGACCAACAGAGGCTTAGAAAAGTGCATCCTCAAGATTGTGAACAAATTTAAGTTGCGATTTGAGGAAAGATAAAAGGGGATAAGCATGTGTCGATTAGCTAATTATCAGGCACAGACTCACACTGTGTGGATCAATATTTTAAAGGCATAGCTGGAGAGAATAAAGTGAGGCCagaagaagaaaatcaaacatCTCCCTGGTTCTGGAAAAATACTATTGTGAAGAAAATCATCTTAGTAAGGAGCAAAGTCACAGAGGAAACAGCGGGCCGCTTCTCTCTGAGGATGTGACTGTAACACAGAAAGACAGACGGCTTAAGAAGCGCTTAGGGCTTTGGTGATCTTTCCTAGCAGTTATTTCAATTTTATACTTGAgagtgaatttaatttttttttgagaatgaaTTTTGTACTTTAGAGTGAACATGTAGTTCACAGTTGTCTCGGGGAAAATAACATCTGTTCCTCTGTCCCCCAAGCACACCCTCACGCACTTACGGCCTTTCCTCTATCGACTGGTATTTTCACTCGGGCACTTAGCACGctctgtaaaaaatattttttattttcttgtaaacCTCTGCCTTTCCTCTACTAGATGCTTCAGGGCAAGCGGCCCAGCCTCAGAGCCCAGCGTCACGTGCTAAGATCATCCTACGTGGGACTGTCCTGGTGGCCCAGCTGCTAAAGCTTCCTGCTTCCATTGCTGGGCAagtgggttcgagccctggtctgggaaataaGATTCCACACCACTTAGCACGGccgaaaaacaaaataaattaaataagaaaacaaagacattcaTAAGAAAAAGATTATACTAGATTCCAAGTAgtagtttgttgaatgaataatagGGATTATATACAGTAAACTTATGGAGAACTTGAAAGCCAGATTTCTCAACTTTGTCACCATGGACATTTTGGGTCAGAAATCCTTTTTGaggaaaatccttttttttttttttctgtgtgctgTAGGATCTTACCTACACCTCTAACCTACTAGACCCAGTAGCATCCCAGCCCCAAGTTCAACAAAAAAGGTTACGGATTTTACTAAATACCCTCTTGGGAATGAACTCACCTGGTGAGGAACCACTGCTTTGAAGAACTGCTTTCTCAGTTGCCAGACAAACATCTACAGAATCAGCTACCAAAATAAAGAAAGTGGGCTGCATTTTTAAAGCAGATCTCCTTAATATGGAGTGAGAGTTGACTGGAGACCAGGGTGGGGGGTTTTTCCTTGGACACTTGCCCTGGGTAATTTGACCACATAGAAACGAGATTATCTGAATTTGGATCTtctgaaagaataaaactgggGAGTTAATGAGAGTGGTGTTCCTGGGCTTCAAGCGCGGAGATAAATATTTCTTCCTGACACTTTGCTGTACGGCAGCGAATGAGCTGAGAAAAGACGAGAAGCTTCAGGGTGAGATATATGATCTCTTCAtcgagtttttttttccttagcctCTAAGCTCTACCTCTATTCTGTCTGCTCAGTCCTCCTGTATGGTGTCCGCCTGAGAGAGGGCAGCAGTTACAGTGGGTGAGCGTAATGCCCCCCAAGCTGCCCCGCTGCCCCCACGCCCGGGGCACAGGTGTGTCTGGAAGGCAGCCTCCTCCAAACAGCGGACACTAAATCCCCAGGGAGAAGGGTGAGGGAGCAGCTGGGGAAGCAGCCAGGAGCATCTGCCTTCTCACTAAGGGCAGTGCTGGTCACACGCGTCCCTGAACCAGTTCGCACTCCTTCATTGGAGTAGAAGAGACTTAGAAAGACAGATGCGGCTTAGTGTGTGTAGGGTCTTCACACATCTCAGCTCCAGAGCCATTCTGGGGCCTTAAGATCTGTTGATGGCCTGTGCTCTCCCGGGAGGGGCTGGACTCAAGCGGTCATCCGGGAGAGGATGAGCTGGCCTGGGGCATTTCTGGCCAGCATTGGGCTCTCAGCTGGGATCAGGGCAAGAAAACAAAGCCCAGCGGCACGGCCTGGGGAAGTGCGATTCCTCTCCGAGGTCGGTGGGGCCCGATGGGGCCAGGTGGGCGCACCGGGCTGGGCTGCTGCTGATATGTCTCAGGCACACGCGTATCCCCAAGGCCTCGAGTCCACGGCAGTCACTCTGCTCCCTGCAGCCTCTGTGCTGCCGGTTGGATGGTTTGAGGGACACAGGAGGGGACAAGTCTCATGCAGCTGGTCCCGTTTTCCAAATTGCACAGCTCTGcctgttgtcgttgttcagtcgctaagtcatgtctgactctttgtgacccagtcgcctgcagcacaccaggcttccctgtctttcaccatctcccagagtttgctcaaactcatgtccattgagttggtgatgccacccaaccatccaaacctctgtcgccctcttctccttttgccttcaatgttccccagcatcagggtcttttccaaagagtcggctctttgcatcaggtggccaaaatattggagcttcagctttagcatcagtccttccaatgaatatccagggttgacttcctttaggatggactggtttgatcacaGTGGACATGGGGCTGGTTGATCACAGTGGACGTGTCCACAAACCACATATCTCAGCTGGTTGGATAAATACACGGAAAAGAGGCAAGGTCAAGCAGTTGAACGAGAGCAGGAGGGAAGCTGGACTTTCATGTCGGCGCTGGTGGGTGCCAGcagtcacttgggaagcctgagTTTTGAAGCCAGTGACTAATTTCCCCTGCACTTGGAATACTCTTCGGAAAGGTGTTAGTGCATATTAACTTTATTATCATCATAACAGAGGTATTTGCTTTGGCGCTTAGGATGGAGTTTCTGAGTGTGGATGAAAATCTTGTCTCAGGCCAAATATTAGCAGATGGACCTCTGCTGTCTTTCAGAATTCTtctgcaaataaaacaaaataaacagatcTTGCGTTTGACTTCTTCCTTTAGGTGGGGTGGTTACTAGTTTTGCAAGCTTGTGTTCTGTTCGCCATACAGGCCTAGTTGTGCGTGGATCTGAAAGTTTGCCTTCTTATATGGCTGTGTTTTGATGgggtattttaattttcttgtgtGATTGCTATGATAACATTCAAGGGTCATTGTggatccttgaaaaaaaaaaaaagatgatgggaAGGCTTCCGTGAGATGCCATGGCTGGAAATCCGTTACCATGGCAACACAAAAttaatttcctcttttctgtCCTTGACGTGCTGTGGTGTGTTCCTTTCCCCCCTGCCCCAtcctcttttcctgcctttgaagagaaagaaatgacttaCGAGGTGGTAAATGCATTCTAGCTAGTTGTTCTGTTATTTCCTGGTCTCTCCTTTTTCCCCACCTGTCAAATCTTATTACTGCAGAATAGCACGCAAAGCTCCCGATGGGCCATTGCATTTCAAATAATAGCAGTTCTGCCCCCATTCCAGTCTCCTCGGTCAGCATTTCATTGAGAATTGACTCACACAGCCAAAGACGGGTATGTGATCTGGATTTCTGTTTCTTCAGCGTGGTTGTGTagagaagtgaaagtgtgaaggtgttagccactcagttgtgtccgactctttatgaccccgtggtctgtatagcctgccaggctcctctgtccatataagcatctaggcaagaatactagagtggggagccattcccttctccaggagatcttcttgatccagggattgaacccgggtcttccacgttgcaggaagattctttaccacctgagccatcagggaagcctggatacATAGACTGGGTGTTCAAAAATGCTTAAACATGGTTCCTAATCTCAGACACAACCAAACGCAATGAGCACCAGCCCAGTGGAACGGCTACTGTTCGTAACACTGCGGGCAAGAACGCCTACATCCCACAGCCCGCCTGGAAGCTGGGCGAACGCATTTTTGAGTGTGAAGGTAGGTTTTGGCTGCCAAGTTCAAAAGTCTGTATCCCTTATCTTGTTTACTTCTAACTGCAAAAGAAACGGGATTCATTGGAACTCATTACTGACAGATAAAGGGTGTGAATCTGCACCCTCTTTTGGCCTCTGAATTCCATTCCCCAGGGATAACCGGAGCCTGACTTCCACGAGCTTAGGAGGACGTggttttttatattataaacatttgaggccaaaaagagattaaaaagcaATGGAGATGAGCTTTCATCGAAAACACCTTGCCAAATATCTCAAGGGAAATAACGACCCATTCGAAGCTCTTACGACTGATCTTTTGCACTTTAAACACTAAATGCAGTTTTATTGTGTGTTATCGTGGGGTATCACATGCCCTGCGCTCagcactcagccgtgtccaactctgcagcccagtggactggggcccaccaggctcctctgtccatgggatttcccagataagaatactggagtgggttgccatttcctcctccaggggatcttcccaattcagggaccgaacccgcatctcttgtgtctcctgcattggcaggcagattctttaccattggtgccatctgggaagacctGGGGGTATCATGGTGCCACATAAAATCTGACCATAAGAGTA contains:
- the LY86 gene encoding lymphocyte antigen 86 isoform X2, which encodes MKGFAAALLIWTLLSPRRAGGEAWPTHTACRNGNLQVLYQSCADSVDVCLATEKAVLQSSGSSPDPLQDFGFSVDQCARQLKPNINIRFGMVLREDIEQLFLDVALFSKGLSILNFSYPVCEVDLPKFSFCGRRKGEQIYYAGPINNPGFEIPEGDYQVLLELYNQDHATVACANATVLYS